The DNA segment CGGCCCTACCTCTCCACCTCGCGAAGGACCCGGCAGGGATTGCCCGCAGCCAAGACCCCTTCCGGGATGCTCCGGGTGACGACGCTGCCCGCGCCGATCACCGACCCTGAGCCGATGCGGACGCCGGGGCAGAGGATCGCCCCGCCCCCGATCCAGACGTCGTCGCCCACCGCGACCGGTCTCGCCAGCTCGAGCCCCTTGCGCCGCTCGGCCGCACTCACGGGATGGGTGGCCGTGTAGATCTGGACCGCCGGCCCGATCAGCACCCGGTGGCCGATGGTGACCGGCATCACGTCGAGCACCACGCAGTTGAAGTTGAAGAAGACACCGTCGCCCAGGGTGATGTGGCTCCCATAGTCGCAGTAGAAAGGCGGCTCGATCCAGGTCCCCTCCCCCGCAGCCCCGAAGAGCTCCCGAATGAGGCGCGCCCGCTCTTCAGGCTGATCGTCCCGGGTCGCATTCAGCGCCTGCAGGAGAAGGCGCGCCCGCCTGCGCTCCGCGACCAGTTGAGGGTCCGACGCGTCGTACAGCTCGCCCGCCAGCATCTTCTCCTTCTCGCTTCTCACTTGATCAGCTCCTTGCGTGCGATCCATGGCCAGCGCTCTGGGCCTACCGCCCGCTCTGCCGCCCGGTTCTCCCACTCGCCCCACGCCGCCGCGGACAAGCTGAGGAGGAAGGCCGCGATCGGGTCCGGCGGCTCCCGCCACGAGGCTTCCCTCGGGACCGAGCTTCACGCCCAGGCGGGCGAAGGGTCGAAGGCGACGGGCATGCCGTGCTC comes from the Limnochorda pilosa genome and includes:
- a CDS encoding sugar O-acetyltransferase — protein: MRSEKEKMLAGELYDASDPQLVAERRRARLLLQALNATRDDQPEERARLIRELFGAAGEGTWIEPPFYCDYGSHITLGDGVFFNFNCVVLDVMPVTIGHRVLIGPAVQIYTATHPVSAAERRKGLELARPVAVGDDVWIGGGAILCPGVRIGSGSVIGAGSVVTRSIPEGVLAAGNPCRVLREVER